A stretch of the Saprospiraceae bacterium genome encodes the following:
- a CDS encoding sigma-70 family RNA polymerase sigma factor has translation MIERLQQGDNAAFEYLYDHYAATLFGIIKRIVTKEEDAENLLQDCFVKIWRYIGTYEVEKGSLATWLINIARNTAIDHTRSKHFIRETKNQNLDSLVSIESRVLSVSQQEDTLDLRQLVLKIDPSCRKVLEWMYFDGLTQQEISEEYGLPLGTVKTRARNGLRELRELFEQPKSF, from the coding sequence TTGATCGAACGACTGCAACAAGGGGACAATGCTGCATTTGAATATTTATACGATCATTATGCCGCCACCCTATTTGGGATTATTAAAAGAATTGTAACAAAAGAGGAAGATGCTGAAAACCTGTTGCAGGATTGCTTTGTGAAAATATGGCGCTATATAGGAACTTACGAAGTGGAAAAAGGGAGTCTGGCAACCTGGTTAATCAACATTGCCCGAAATACAGCAATTGACCATACAAGATCTAAACATTTTATAAGGGAAACCAAAAACCAAAATCTGGATTCTCTCGTATCTATAGAAAGCCGTGTTCTATCTGTTTCTCAACAAGAAGATACCCTTGATTTGCGTCAATTGGTATTAAAAATCGATCCTTCCTGCCGAAAGGTTTTGGAGTGGATGTATTTTGATGGCCTTACTCAACAGGAAATTTCTGAAGAGTACGGCTTACCGCTTGGGACGGTAAAAACGCGTGCCCGGAATGGTTTGAGGGAGCTTAGAGAATTATTTGAACAACCAAAATCCTTTTAA
- a CDS encoding winged helix-turn-helix transcriptional regulator: MGASKTELFSKSEIKLAGFAKALAHPARIAIIKLLLKKQRCICGDIVDEIQLAQSTISQHLKELKDAGIIQGTIEGPAVCYCIDPKTWSAMSESIGKFFDIGQKSINNCC; the protein is encoded by the coding sequence ATGGGAGCCAGTAAAACAGAATTATTTTCAAAGAGCGAAATAAAATTAGCAGGATTTGCCAAAGCCTTGGCCCATCCTGCTCGGATAGCAATTATCAAACTATTACTAAAGAAACAACGCTGCATTTGTGGTGACATCGTAGATGAAATCCAACTTGCACAAAGTACTATTAGCCAACATTTAAAAGAACTAAAAGATGCCGGAATCATTCAGGGGACTATCGAAGGTCCTGCTGTTTGTTATTGCATAGATCCCAAAACCTGGTCGGCTATGAGTGAAAGTATCGGGAAATTTTTTGATATCGGACAAAAATCTATAAATAATTGTTGTTAA
- a CDS encoding proline iminopeptidase-family hydrolase, producing the protein MKQVIYVFLIILAASCQPNDQKTSMGRSVSEYCDLVETGIKSGGVRQISVENGKYKVWTKRIGNNPKIKVLLLHGGPGATHEYFESFESFLPKEGIEFYYYDQLGSAYSDQPKDSSLWVLDRFVEEVETVRKALNLDKDNFFLLGHSWGGILAAQYALKYQQHLKGLIISNMMMSAPLYGKYAEDVLAKQMDSVVLKEIREIEAKKDFSNPRYMELLMPNFYTKHILRLPMEEWPDAVNRAFAKLNNTIYTMMQGPSEFGLSGNLETWDVTKELNTIKVPTLVIGANHDTMDPEHMKWVAGQFEKGQFLLCPNGSHMSMWDDQVIYFTGLISWLKTNGI; encoded by the coding sequence ATGAAACAAGTTATTTATGTGTTCTTAATAATTTTGGCTGCATCCTGCCAGCCAAATGATCAAAAGACATCCATGGGCAGATCCGTTTCAGAATATTGTGATTTGGTTGAGACCGGGATTAAATCGGGAGGGGTACGCCAGATTTCAGTTGAAAATGGAAAATACAAGGTATGGACCAAGCGTATTGGCAATAATCCCAAGATAAAAGTATTGCTACTACATGGTGGCCCGGGTGCAACGCATGAATATTTTGAATCGTTTGAGAGTTTTTTACCAAAAGAAGGCATTGAATTTTATTATTACGACCAATTGGGTTCTGCCTATTCCGATCAGCCAAAAGACAGCAGTCTCTGGGTGTTAGATCGTTTTGTGGAAGAAGTTGAAACAGTTCGTAAAGCCTTGAATCTTGATAAAGACAATTTTTTTCTGTTGGGTCATTCCTGGGGTGGTATTCTTGCAGCCCAGTATGCTCTAAAATATCAACAGCATTTAAAGGGCTTGATCATTTCAAACATGATGATGAGTGCACCCTTGTATGGAAAGTATGCAGAAGACGTGCTAGCAAAACAAATGGATTCTGTGGTACTCAAGGAAATTCGTGAAATAGAAGCAAAAAAGGATTTCAGCAATCCACGATATATGGAATTATTAATGCCCAATTTTTATACCAAGCATATTTTAAGATTGCCCATGGAAGAATGGCCTGATGCAGTGAATAGAGCTTTTGCTAAATTAAACAATACAATTTATACGATGATGCAAGGTCCAAGTGAATTTGGACTTTCCGGAAATTTGGAAACCTGGGATGTTACCAAAGAATTAAATACAATCAAAGTTCCAACGCTTGTGATTGGTGCAAACCACGATACCATGGATCCGGAACATATGAAATGGGTAGCAGGTCAATTCGAAAAGGGTCAGTTTTTATTATGTCCCAATGGCAGTCATATGTCCATGTGGGATGATCAAGTTATCTATTTTACGGGTTTGATTTCCTGGTTAAAAACAAATGGAATTTAA